Proteins from a genomic interval of Desulfurobacterium sp. TC5-1:
- a CDS encoding multiheme c-type cytochrome has product MRKELGLLIAAFILTGCQQSMNGGTVKVSEEKPRISNATQKCLGCHRIVTPGIVAQWEKSRHAHITMAEAMKKGKLERLVSATSVPDEFKNVVVGCAECHTQNPSSHADTFEHNGFKVHVVVTPNDCALCHPVEVKEYSQSLKANAYANLMKNPVYHELAATVVAEKKYVHGKFIIEKAREKDFKTACLKCHGTVVKVEGFTEKDTPFGKMRFPVLEGWPNHGVGRINPDGSKGSCTPCHTRHTFSMEMARKAETCGECHKGPDVPAYKVYMASKHGAIYKSMEHRWNFNDPSWVVGKDFSAPTCAACHMSRLIDKNGNIIVERTHRIFDRLPYRLFGIFATPHIKYSETYKAKNTAGLPLPYNLNGTPVKSSVISKEEMNSRMNNMKKVCLACHAQTLVDNHFEELKEIIDYTNNAEVSATNLLVDVWKRGIEKGLPQGGNPFDEPIEQRWVESWLFYADSIRYGAAMAGQDYVTFANGKWYLGKTLKTMEMLKNLKK; this is encoded by the coding sequence ATGAGAAAAGAGCTGGGACTTTTGATTGCAGCTTTTATTCTAACAGGTTGCCAGCAGTCTATGAACGGTGGTACTGTTAAGGTTTCTGAAGAAAAACCGAGAATAAGTAACGCAACGCAGAAATGTCTTGGCTGTCACAGGATAGTAACGCCGGGTATTGTTGCACAGTGGGAGAAGAGCCGGCACGCCCATATAACCATGGCTGAGGCCATGAAAAAAGGAAAGCTCGAAAGACTCGTTTCGGCAACTTCTGTACCTGATGAGTTTAAGAATGTTGTTGTCGGCTGTGCAGAATGTCACACTCAGAATCCATCTTCTCACGCTGATACATTTGAACACAATGGTTTTAAGGTTCACGTTGTTGTTACGCCAAATGACTGTGCTTTATGTCATCCTGTTGAAGTAAAAGAGTATTCTCAAAGTCTTAAGGCGAATGCCTATGCTAACCTGATGAAGAATCCCGTTTACCATGAACTTGCGGCAACCGTTGTTGCAGAGAAAAAGTATGTCCATGGGAAATTTATTATTGAAAAGGCAAGAGAAAAAGATTTTAAAACCGCCTGTTTAAAGTGCCACGGAACGGTTGTTAAAGTTGAAGGATTTACTGAAAAAGACACACCGTTTGGAAAAATGAGGTTCCCTGTTCTGGAGGGCTGGCCCAATCATGGTGTGGGAAGGATAAATCCTGACGGTTCAAAAGGTTCCTGCACACCGTGCCACACTCGCCACACTTTCTCAATGGAAATGGCACGAAAGGCTGAAACCTGCGGTGAGTGTCACAAAGGTCCGGATGTTCCTGCGTACAAGGTTTACATGGCAAGTAAGCACGGTGCCATTTACAAATCCATGGAGCACAGGTGGAATTTTAATGACCCTTCGTGGGTTGTTGGTAAAGACTTCTCGGCTCCAACCTGTGCGGCGTGCCACATGAGCAGGCTTATAGATAAAAACGGTAACATAATAGTTGAAAGAACTCACAGGATATTTGACAGGCTTCCATACAGGCTCTTTGGTATCTTTGCTACACCTCACATTAAGTACTCTGAAACTTATAAAGCTAAAAATACTGCCGGATTGCCTCTCCCTTACAACCTTAACGGAACGCCTGTCAAATCTTCTGTCATTTCAAAAGAGGAAATGAATTCAAGAATGAACAACATGAAAAAGGTATGCCTTGCGTGTCATGCCCAGACGCTTGTTGATAATCACTTTGAGGAGCTTAAAGAAATCATAGATTACACAAATAATGCAGAGGTTTCTGCTACAAACCTTTTGGTTGATGTGTGGAAGAGAGGTATTGAGAAAGGTTTACCTCAGGGCGGCAATCCGTTTGATGAACCGATAGAACAGAGATGGGTTGAATCCTGGCTGTTCTATGCAGATTCTATAAGGTACGGAGCCGCCATGGCCGGCCAGGACTATGTTACGTTTGCAAACGGCAAGTGGTATCTTGGAAAGACGTTAAAAACCATGGAAATGCTGAAAAACTTAAAAAAATAA
- the panC gene encoding pantoate--beta-alanine ligase, whose amino-acid sequence MKKVRTVKEMKGIAEAFKRAGKSIGFVPTMGYLHEGHLSLVRRARKENDIVVMSIFVNPTQFGPNEDFEKYPRDEKRDSKLAEREGVDILFLPAVEELYPEPYRTYVEVSEITEVLCGARRPGHFRGVTTIVTKLFNIVKPDRAYFGKKDFQQYKVIKQMVKDLNMDVEVVGCPIVRENDGLAMSSRNIYLSLEERESALSLYNALKLAKELIEKGERRAPRIKEQMEKFILSHPNVKKIDYIEIVDQDNFKDVEFIKEGNLIALAVFVGDTRLIDNWVVGEEI is encoded by the coding sequence ATGAAGAAAGTAAGAACTGTTAAAGAAATGAAAGGTATTGCAGAAGCTTTTAAAAGAGCGGGTAAAAGTATCGGATTTGTTCCAACGATGGGATATCTTCATGAAGGGCATTTAAGTCTCGTAAGAAGGGCAAGAAAAGAGAACGATATTGTTGTAATGAGCATCTTCGTTAATCCCACTCAGTTTGGACCCAATGAAGATTTTGAAAAATATCCAAGGGATGAAAAGAGAGACTCTAAATTGGCTGAAAGGGAAGGTGTAGATATACTTTTCCTTCCAGCTGTTGAAGAGCTTTATCCTGAACCTTATAGGACGTATGTTGAGGTGAGTGAAATAACAGAGGTTCTGTGCGGTGCCAGGAGACCAGGACACTTTAGGGGAGTTACCACGATTGTTACAAAACTTTTTAACATAGTAAAACCCGATAGAGCCTACTTCGGAAAGAAAGATTTTCAGCAATATAAAGTAATAAAACAGATGGTAAAAGACCTGAATATGGACGTTGAAGTTGTGGGATGTCCTATTGTCAGAGAAAACGATGGTCTTGCAATGAGTTCAAGAAACATCTATCTATCACTGGAGGAAAGAGAATCCGCACTTTCACTTTACAACGCTTTGAAGCTTGCTAAAGAACTTATTGAAAAAGGAGAAAGGAGAGCTCCCAGAATAAAGGAACAGATGGAAAAATTTATTCTTTCCCATCCTAATGTAAAAAAAATAGATTATATTGAAATTGTTGACCAGGACAACTTTAAAGATGTAGAATTTATAAAAGAGGGTAACCTGATTGCTCTTGCAGTCTTTGTTGGTGATACACGACTTATAGACAACTGGGTTGTTGG
- a CDS encoding YihY/virulence factor BrkB family protein, translating into MFCAAAIAYFTLVSIIPLFITFFFIEIIVFDINVLSLVPKELLNSPLKPLFERVQHIITTTGILSGTAIPIMLWFARGVFLAVERSFTYILGKCNPAGYIGRNLLVILFIFVLWILMFAFYTLKLLFAVVFPLNFMVSLLSSVGALTVMFLILFCLYYFLLPVKFHWKIVLKVSVFVFTMLTIFERLFLYFIENVSKIDLLFGSFAAVIIFLLWIYYSAIMVLIGAGILKAKMIAEDEYEESKNC; encoded by the coding sequence ATGTTCTGCGCGGCAGCAATAGCCTACTTTACTCTCGTTTCCATCATTCCTCTTTTCATAACGTTTTTCTTTATAGAAATCATCGTTTTTGATATCAATGTCCTTTCACTTGTTCCCAAAGAGCTTTTAAATTCACCGTTAAAACCGCTCTTTGAAAGGGTTCAACACATAATTACCACTACGGGCATACTGAGTGGAACGGCAATACCTATAATGCTCTGGTTTGCAAGAGGTGTTTTTCTGGCTGTCGAACGTTCGTTTACATATATACTTGGAAAGTGCAACCCGGCAGGCTACATAGGAAGAAACCTTCTTGTTATCCTTTTTATATTCGTTCTATGGATACTTATGTTTGCCTTTTATACATTGAAACTTCTCTTTGCCGTTGTCTTTCCTTTAAACTTCATGGTTTCCCTGCTTTCATCTGTCGGTGCTTTAACTGTAATGTTTCTAATTCTGTTCTGCCTATACTACTTTCTACTACCTGTAAAGTTCCACTGGAAAATTGTTTTAAAAGTTTCCGTCTTCGTATTTACGATGCTGACAATATTTGAAAGACTTTTCCTCTATTTCATAGAAAATGTTTCAAAAATTGACCTGCTCTTTGGTTCTTTTGCGGCAGTTATTATATTTTTATTATGGATATACTACTCGGCAATAATGGTGCTCATAGGAGCAGGAATACTGAAGGCGAAAATGATTGCAGAGGATGAGTATGAAGAAAGTAAGAACTGTTAA